In Cystobacter fuscus DSM 2262, the following are encoded in one genomic region:
- a CDS encoding acyl-CoA dehydrogenase family protein, whose amino-acid sequence MSFFQEPPRLGNQYDEDVLLRSYLERVLPPDLKASLEDEFRELGELSGGYFYEFQLRDRLNEPELTQWNAWGQRVDHIEVSPLWKEAEALTARRGLVAVAYERKSGDRSRVHQFALNYLIQPSLDIYSCPLAMTDGAARTLVSLGDKALVERALPHLTSRDPSTFWTSGQWMTERTGGSDVGLTQTVARRDAEGWKLYGTKWFTSATTAQMALTLARPEGNGEGGKGLALFYVETRGADGRMNGIQINRLKDKLGTRKVPTAELTLDGARAVPVAGLTDGIRNMASMLNVTRTWNAVASAWMMRRGLALARDYAKRRVQFGAPLAQKPLHVDTLAGLEAEFHGGFLLAFRAAELLGRMEAGTATEEELLLQRLVTPLAKLTLGRQTVHVTSEVVEGFGGAGYVEDTGVPRLLADAQVLSIWEGTTNVLSLDALRAMAKGGTLEALDVDARRRLAAAKDAGLRPGVVAVEEALGKARAWVMEAMKDPAGVEAGARRFALTLGRAYELALLVEHAQWCLDHGHGPRAMAAARRLTRHGVDLLADMNLEESRLLVE is encoded by the coding sequence ATGAGCTTCTTCCAGGAACCGCCCCGCCTGGGCAATCAGTATGACGAGGACGTCTTGCTGCGCAGCTACCTCGAGCGGGTGCTGCCCCCGGACCTGAAGGCCTCGCTCGAGGACGAATTCCGGGAGCTGGGCGAGCTGTCGGGCGGCTACTTCTACGAATTCCAGCTCAGGGACAGGCTGAACGAGCCCGAGCTGACCCAGTGGAACGCCTGGGGCCAGCGGGTGGACCACATCGAGGTGTCCCCCCTGTGGAAGGAAGCCGAGGCGCTGACGGCCAGGCGGGGGCTGGTGGCGGTGGCATACGAGCGCAAGAGTGGAGATCGCTCGCGCGTGCACCAGTTCGCGCTCAACTACCTCATCCAGCCGTCGCTGGACATCTACTCGTGTCCGCTGGCGATGACGGACGGGGCGGCGCGCACGCTGGTGTCGCTGGGCGACAAGGCGCTGGTGGAGCGCGCCCTGCCCCACCTGACGTCGAGGGATCCGTCGACGTTCTGGACGTCGGGCCAGTGGATGACGGAGCGCACGGGCGGCTCGGACGTGGGGCTGACGCAGACGGTGGCGCGGCGGGACGCCGAGGGGTGGAAGCTGTACGGGACGAAGTGGTTCACCTCGGCGACGACGGCGCAGATGGCGCTGACGCTGGCGCGGCCCGAGGGCAATGGGGAGGGAGGCAAGGGCCTGGCGCTCTTCTACGTGGAGACGCGGGGGGCGGATGGGCGGATGAATGGGATTCAAATCAACCGGCTGAAGGACAAGCTGGGCACGCGCAAGGTGCCGACGGCGGAGCTGACGCTGGACGGGGCGCGGGCGGTGCCGGTGGCGGGGCTGACGGATGGCATCCGCAACATGGCGTCGATGCTGAACGTGACGCGCACGTGGAACGCGGTGGCGTCGGCGTGGATGATGCGGCGGGGGCTGGCGCTGGCGCGCGACTACGCGAAGCGGCGGGTGCAGTTCGGCGCGCCCCTGGCACAGAAGCCGTTGCACGTGGACACGCTGGCGGGGCTGGAGGCGGAGTTCCACGGGGGCTTCCTGCTGGCGTTCCGGGCGGCGGAGCTGCTGGGCAGGATGGAGGCGGGCACGGCGACGGAGGAGGAGTTGCTCTTGCAGCGGCTGGTGACGCCGCTGGCGAAGCTGACGCTGGGGCGGCAGACGGTGCACGTGACGTCGGAGGTGGTGGAGGGGTTTGGCGGCGCGGGGTACGTGGAGGACACGGGCGTGCCGCGGCTCTTGGCGGACGCGCAGGTGCTGTCCATCTGGGAGGGGACGACGAACGTGCTCTCGCTGGACGCGCTGCGGGCGATGGCCAAGGGGGGCACGCTGGAGGCGCTGGACGTGGACGCGCGGCGGCGGCTGGCGGCGGCGAAGGACGCGGGACTGCGGCCGGGCGTGGTGGCGGTGGAGGAGGCGCTCGGCAAGGCACGGGCGTGGGTGATGGAGGCGATGAAGGACCCGGCGGGGGTGGAGGCGGGAGCGCGGCGGTTCGCGCTGACGCTGGGCCGCGCCTACGAGCTGGCGCTGCTGGTGGAGCACGCTCAGTGGTGCCTGGACCACGGACACGGCCCGAGGGCGATGGCGGCGGCGCGGCGGCTCACGCGCCATGGCGTGGATCTGCTCGCCGACATGAACCTGGAGGAGTCGCGGCTGCTCGTGGAGTAG
- a CDS encoding Uma2 family endonuclease, which translates to MSGQRRKATDADLEAVPPHRVAERVDGELYVSPRPALRHACAQGALHNALYNPFDQGRGGPGGWLLLFEPELRLGEDILVPDLAAWRRERMPEMPEEVRVILAPDWVCEVLSPSTAVLDREKKMKVYAREGVRHLWLVDPPRQALEVYGLEGARWAPLGTHSGQALVRAEPFTPLLLELGGLWAR; encoded by the coding sequence ATGAGCGGCCAGCGACGCAAGGCGACCGACGCGGACCTGGAGGCGGTGCCTCCACACCGGGTGGCGGAACGGGTGGACGGCGAGCTGTACGTCAGTCCCCGGCCCGCCTTGCGCCATGCGTGTGCCCAGGGCGCGTTGCACAACGCCCTCTACAACCCCTTTGACCAAGGGCGGGGAGGCCCCGGTGGCTGGTTGCTCCTCTTCGAGCCCGAGCTACGCCTGGGTGAGGACATCCTGGTGCCGGACCTCGCCGCCTGGCGCCGCGAGCGCATGCCGGAGATGCCCGAGGAGGTCCGCGTCATCCTCGCACCGGATTGGGTCTGTGAAGTGCTCTCCCCATCCACGGCGGTGCTGGACCGGGAGAAGAAGATGAAGGTCTATGCCCGCGAGGGCGTGCGCCACCTGTGGTTGGTGGACCCGCCGCGGCAGGCCCTGGAGGTGTACGGGCTGGAGGGGGCCCGTTGGGCGCCGCTGGGCACGCACAGCGGCCAGGCCCTCGTGCGCGCCGAGCCCTTCACGCCACTCCTGCTGGAGCTGGGTGGACTCTGGGCGCGCTGA